The Ranitomeya variabilis isolate aRanVar5 chromosome 7, aRanVar5.hap1, whole genome shotgun sequence genome includes a window with the following:
- the CDIPT gene encoding CDP-diacylglycerol--inositol 3-phosphatidyltransferase: protein MSEENIFLFVPNLIGYARILFAFVAFYFMPTSPLVASTFYLLSGLLDAFDGHAARALNQGTKFGAMLDMLTDRCATMCLLVNLSLLYPPYTLLFQLSMSLDIASHWLHLHSSTLKGSDSHKTIDLSGNPVLRLYYTSRPVLFFMCAGNELFYCMLYLLHFSEGPAVTLGPLGGVGLFRLVVTFCCPVSLVKSLISLLHLVTASCNMAALDRAERARKKLKD, encoded by the exons GTTATGCCCGGATCCTTTTTGCCTTCGTGGCTTTCTATTTCATGCCGACCTCCCCCCTGGTGGCCTCCACCTTCTATCTGCTCAGTGGTCTCCTGGACGCCTTTGATGGACATGCAGCTCGAGCTCTTAATCAAG GCACCAAGTTTGGAGCCATGCTGGACATGCTGACTGACCGCTGCGCTACCATGTGCCTGCTGGTGAACCTGTCGCTGCTGTACCCGCCGTACACGCTGCTGTTCCAGCTGAGCATGAGCCTGGACATCGCCAGTCACTGGCTGCACCTCCACAG CTCCACCCTGAAGGGCAGCGACAGTCACAAGACCATCGACCTGTCGGGGAACCCCGTACTGCGGCTGTACTACACCTCCCGG CCGGTCCTGTTCTTCATGTGTGCCGGGAATGAGCTCTTCTACTGCATGTTATACCTGCTGCACTTCTCCGAGGGGCCAGCAG TCACACTGGGGCCCCTTGGGGGAGTCGGCCTCTTCCGCCTCGTCGTCACGTTCTGCTGCCCGGTGTCTCTAGTGAAATCTCTCATCAGCCTCCTGCACCTGGTGACAGCGTcctgcaacatggccgccctggacCGCGCCGAGCGGGCGAGGAAGAAGCTGAAGGATTAA